From the genome of Solanum stenotomum isolate F172 chromosome 5, ASM1918654v1, whole genome shotgun sequence:
aaaaaaagaatgaatcaatcaatcaaacactttcttttcttttctctacaTGCCTATGATCTCTTTCTCTATAATGATGGGGGTATGGAATTATACGTTACATCtacaaaatcaataaaaaaacatCTCATTTCAAgattctctttttctcttttctatctTCCTATCTCTAAcggacaaaaaaaataaaatactacaaactaaaaagaacaaaagcaTCATCTCTTTAACTTTTTCTGCCACGTGTCCTTTCCCGGTCGGTCAATCAACCACCGCTGGCCGACGTAGTTGCAGCGTTATTCGCCAGCCAAGTGAACTGAAAAGTCCCCGGAAAATTCTCCGGCGACATTTCTCCGGTGGCCGGAATTTCCAATTCATCCAATCCGTCGAAGAAATCATCATCCGGTTCCATTTTGTCCAACCCAACATCAGAAACACCAAATTCATCATCGTCAACTTCAAAAATGTCCTCTTTTTCGTCCCTGCTGCTTTCTTGATTTTCCGGTGCCGGAGAGTTGGTCGGCGGCGAAGATAAGGTGGGTTTCGCCGTTTTGTGGCGGCTGATTCCGGCTAAGGAATTTCTGTGAGTAGGCATTGGATGGTTGTGCTCAGCTGTATAAGTGACAATGAACATATCCGGGTCGGATCTATTCCGCTCCACTTGTTTTCGGGCCAAACAACCTTTAGAAGTACTGCATTTGTAATATCCCCtgtttaatcaaaataaatgttcaTAAAAGTCGACTAAATCACTCGAAATTTCATAAATACATGTAAGAATAAAACAACGTATAATAGAATCttgtatttctattttttttttttttccaaattctaTACATAGAGGCGTTTAGTGCATCCACAAACTTTCTATGTCTTTATTGAACAAAGAAAAATTTCCATCTattgatttactttttttttaattttcaaaaacaaatgaaaGTATTTATTGGAAGCAACCAAAAATGTAGTACTAAAAAACCAATAATACCTTGGGTATCGAGAACCTTTAATGGGTTTTTGTCCATATTTTCTCCAAGACCACATATCAGAAGATAAACCATCAGCAGCTACTTGGCATACTTTCTTTAATTGGTTCTTcctgaaaataataaaaataaaatccgTTAAATATatgaagtagaaaaaaaaagttgaaaaataacaTGGAAGTGTAAAAAATTGGCAAATGTCTAAtatttccattaaaaaaatgttcaatCCTTTATCCTTAAcccaatcaaattaaaaaaacatcaGATTTTCTAACTATATGAATTTTCACCGACGAGaagatggtaagcacccctcactttcaACCCGAAGATTGCGAGTTNtttgacaaatcaagaaaggacaacaaattttttcctattatacccttatttacatttcttgaaaattgtaaaagtgtatgttgtttccctccaatttatttcactttaattcaaataagtggttgtaattttgaagtgaaaagttgtcataagggtaaaattataacttcactgtgctaatcattgttgtcttaatctgtgtgtcatttctaaagtggacaactaaaaagggacggagggagtaatattttacAATAATAGCAATTCAATTCTAATAATCTTAAATATTGAACctataaattttaatatcatCTTACTCAACtgatgattattattttctttattgagaaaaaaatatgacatcTAAAATTCAAGATCTGTCATCCTGTGTATATACATAAATAGAGAAAACTTCaatttacaaaaaaagaaaaaagtgagtAGTAATTATAATTTACCTTCTTTTGGTTCTTGGAGTTTGAGCATGTAAAGTACAAAACAAAGAAGGTGTCTTGGGTTGAATTAATTTCGTATTAGCAAGTTGTTGATGTTGCGACGGTGATGGTGGTAGATTCTGTAATAATAATTTCCTGGGTGATGAAATGACGGTGTTTATTTGTTCGGATTGTTGAGTATAGAAAGGCTTGCACAGTTGATGTAactcttcaaaatcatcaataattttatttttattcaataatatgCTCGATTTCAGAACCGGATCTTCAAAGCAAAATACAGAGCTATTGATGCTGCTGTTGTTGTTATCATTATCTGTTCTTCGTTGGAAGTTGCTGCCGCTGGAACTAGCGGCGGTGCAGCTTCTGACGACGGCGTGTAGATCCCAATCTTCTTCCATAGtctctctgttttttttttaattttagagagaagaagaaaaagacaaaagaaGGCGCTGACTTTTTGAGGTAAAGAGGGAGGGATGTAAATGAGTACAATTTATTTCtcatatatagagagagaaagagagtgTTGTATGCGTGTCTTTTAGCTGGTTTTTAAAGacttcttttttcctttcccAATGGTTTTTTTAAGACCTACTCCCTCCCAAGGTCTTCGTtcgtcataatttttttttagaatcaaattataaatatttgactaaaattttattttcattatattaatatgcaaaaaaaatgtaatttatagtaattttcatataatttttaaatatttaaattttttgtttaaaatgtcgaattaatgtaatctaatttaactttaaaaattggtcaaattatcttttgaaaagcataatatgacaattaaaaggGGACGAGGGAATACGtcctaaaatataatttatagtgTCAGATATTTGTAGTCTTCAAAATAATTTAGACTGAgggtaaaataagaaaataattaattttattttaaactttaaaataataactattttgaaacatatatttttaaatgagGACGATAAGTATTTTAAGATTGTGAAAGTATTAATTGCATCTGAATTTGTATTTGTCACTGTTTTAAGAGTTTTGACTTGAAATAAAGTTTAGAATGCTAATTTAAGGAGGTGTTGTACATGTAGTTTTGTCTTTTATCTTGTGAAGGTTAGGTTGTTTTAAATAGATTCGGTTCAAGTAAAGGACAGTAAAATCCAATATGAAAAGAGAGATAGTTATGCTCAACATAATGGAAAAAAGAACAACAGTAAGACATAATAAACAAAgcataaaaacaacaaataataataaaattgaaaaacaagagTATGacagtaataataataacactAACCAGGGAAATTAGATAATGTTCAACTACCTACTAGCTAATTCTA
Proteins encoded in this window:
- the LOC125864567 gene encoding WRKY transcription factor 22-like; translated protein: MEEDWDLHAVVRSCTAASSSGSNFQRRTDNDNNNSSINSSVFCFEDPVLKSSILLNKNKIIDDFEELHQLCKPFYTQQSEQINTVISSPRKLLLQNLPPSPSQHQQLANTKLIQPKTPSLFCTLHAQTPRTKRRKNQLKKVCQVAADGLSSDMWSWRKYGQKPIKGSRYPRGYYKCSTSKGCLARKQVERNRSDPDMFIVTYTAEHNHPMPTHRNSLAGISRHKTAKPTLSSPPTNSPAPENQESSRDEKEDIFEVDDDEFGVSDVGLDKMEPDDDFFDGLDELEIPATGEMSPENFPGTFQFTWLANNAATTSASGG